The Arenicella xantha genome window below encodes:
- the yghU gene encoding glutathione-dependent disulfide-bond oxidoreductase, giving the protein MSDTTTYTPPKVWTWDSESGGRFANINRPIAGSTHDLTLPVGENPLQLYSLATPNGVKVTVMLEELLALGHAGAEYDAYPVRITEGDQFGSDFVAINPNSKIPALLDRSAEQAIRVFESGSILMYLAEKFDALLPSDTQKRTEVLSWLFWQMGSAPYLGGGFGHFYAYAPEKIEYCINRFSMEVKRQLDVLDRHLADNEYMGGDDYSIADIAIWPWYGALAANKVYEAAEFLQTQSYENVMRWTEQVGSRDAVKRGQMVNRTWGPLEGQLHERHAASDFENRTQDKLEDTA; this is encoded by the coding sequence ATGAGCGATACAACAACCTATACCCCACCGAAAGTCTGGACATGGGATTCAGAAAGCGGCGGACGGTTCGCTAACATAAACCGCCCGATAGCCGGTTCGACCCACGACCTCACGTTACCGGTAGGCGAAAACCCACTACAACTCTACTCGCTGGCCACACCGAACGGCGTCAAAGTAACCGTCATGCTAGAGGAGCTACTGGCGCTAGGTCATGCCGGCGCTGAGTACGATGCGTATCCAGTTCGCATTACTGAAGGGGATCAGTTCGGCAGCGACTTCGTTGCAATTAACCCAAACTCGAAAATTCCCGCACTACTTGATCGCAGTGCAGAGCAGGCAATACGTGTTTTTGAATCAGGCTCTATTCTGATGTATCTCGCCGAGAAATTTGATGCCTTACTCCCTAGCGACACGCAAAAGCGAACCGAAGTACTGTCTTGGTTATTCTGGCAAATGGGTAGCGCACCGTATCTTGGTGGCGGGTTTGGTCATTTTTACGCCTATGCCCCAGAGAAAATTGAATATTGCATCAATCGATTCTCAATGGAGGTGAAACGGCAATTAGATGTGCTAGACCGACACTTGGCGGACAATGAATACATGGGCGGTGATGACTACTCTATCGCCGACATAGCGATCTGGCCTTGGTACGGCGCGCTCGCCGCTAACAAAGTGTACGAAGCCGCGGAGTTTCTACAGACCCAAAGCTACGAGAACGTAATGCGCTGGACCGAACAAGTTGGCAGTCGCGATGCAGTAAAACGCGGACAAATGGTCAATCGAACATGGGGGCCGCTTGAGGGTCAATTGCATGAACGCCATGCCGCCAGCGATTTTGAAAATAGAACTCAAGACAAACTCGAAGATACCGCTTAA
- a CDS encoding phytoene desaturase family protein: MSSPKQWDVIIIGGGHNGLTCAYYLAKQGLKTCVLERSNMVGGAAITEEFHPGFRNSVASYTVSLLQPKVIQDMELERHGLEVILRKIDNFLPTENDHLLAGRNGITEREIERLSPHDARQYPKYQHALTEIVDCIRQFLLVAPPNADGGLADLLALLKLGHISGKLSLETQRNLLDFFTKSAGDILDFYFENETVKALFGFDAVVGHFASPYEPGSAYVLLHHVFGEAAGVREAWGHAIGGMGAITQAMQRACEEQGVHIETASPVHEVTVVEGAAVGVRTDNAIHLAPRIASSVHPKLLFQQLLDSSTLDADFQQRVASYQSHSGTFRMNVALRELPTFTQAPNNPDYLTSGIIMAPSLAYMDQAWSTARRDGWSQQPIIEMLIPSTLDNSLAPVDQHVASLFCQQFSYTLPDGRSWDLERDVAADHIINCVEQFAPGFKASVLGRQVLSPLDLERKFGLIGGDIFHGKMTLDQLFSARPVLGHGAYRSPIKGLYMCGSGTHPGGGVTGAPGHNAAQQILRDRRWWSRSW; encoded by the coding sequence ATGAGTTCACCTAAACAGTGGGATGTCATCATAATTGGGGGCGGCCATAACGGCTTAACCTGCGCTTATTATCTGGCCAAGCAAGGGCTCAAAACCTGTGTATTAGAACGCAGCAACATGGTCGGTGGCGCAGCCATTACCGAAGAATTTCATCCGGGCTTTCGCAACTCGGTGGCGTCTTACACCGTATCGCTGCTCCAACCTAAAGTGATTCAAGACATGGAATTAGAGCGCCATGGACTCGAGGTAATATTGCGAAAAATAGACAATTTTTTACCCACCGAAAACGACCACTTACTCGCTGGCCGCAATGGCATCACCGAGCGAGAGATCGAGCGTTTGAGCCCACATGACGCACGGCAATACCCAAAGTACCAGCACGCCTTAACTGAGATCGTCGACTGCATTCGACAGTTTCTACTGGTCGCGCCGCCAAACGCTGATGGCGGCTTAGCAGACCTACTCGCATTATTGAAACTAGGTCACATCAGCGGCAAGTTATCGCTCGAGACCCAACGCAACTTACTCGATTTTTTCACCAAGTCCGCGGGCGACATTCTTGACTTTTACTTTGAAAATGAAACGGTTAAAGCCTTATTCGGGTTTGATGCGGTAGTCGGTCATTTCGCCTCGCCGTATGAACCGGGGTCGGCTTATGTATTGCTACACCACGTATTCGGTGAAGCGGCTGGCGTGCGCGAAGCTTGGGGACATGCAATCGGCGGCATGGGCGCAATCACTCAAGCGATGCAGCGAGCCTGTGAAGAGCAAGGAGTACATATTGAGACGGCGAGCCCAGTCCATGAGGTAACCGTAGTTGAAGGCGCAGCCGTTGGGGTTCGCACCGATAACGCCATACATCTAGCGCCTCGAATTGCCTCGTCGGTACATCCTAAACTGCTGTTCCAGCAGTTACTCGATTCATCGACTCTGGATGCAGACTTTCAGCAACGCGTTGCCAGCTATCAGTCGCACTCAGGAACTTTTCGGATGAATGTAGCGCTGCGTGAATTACCCACTTTTACACAAGCGCCCAATAATCCGGACTATTTAACCTCCGGCATAATCATGGCGCCGAGCCTAGCTTATATGGACCAAGCTTGGAGTACCGCGCGACGCGATGGCTGGTCACAACAGCCGATCATTGAGATGCTAATTCCATCAACCTTGGATAACAGTCTTGCACCGGTCGATCAACATGTCGCCAGTCTATTCTGCCAGCAGTTTTCTTATACGCTGCCAGATGGACGTAGCTGGGACCTCGAGCGTGATGTTGCCGCCGATCATATTATCAACTGCGTTGAGCAATTCGCTCCGGGATTCAAGGCCTCGGTGCTAGGTCGCCAAGTGCTGTCGCCGCTCGACCTTGAACGTAAATTCGGCTTGATCGGTGGCGATATATTTCATGGCAAAATGACGCTAGATCAATTGTTCTCAGCACGGCCAGTACTTGGCCACGGTGCATACCGGTCACCGATTAAGGGATTGTATATGTGTGGCAGTGGTACGCATCCAGGCGGCGGCGTCACCGGGGCACCTGGGCACAATGCGGCGCAACAGATCCTGCGCGATCGTCGATGGTGGTCGCGCTCGTGGTAG
- a CDS encoding DUF2937 family protein, which translates to MKRLFEYFRLALFVGGVLIGVQVPSFVDQYGQRLAAHTLESDRGLKDFQRDADTYFDGDLQRLITHYQANPDQIINNGGRNIATLYARNKQLQQALTAFSASRLSPYVQTFLNPVSEIRSQAIASYDFTIALNQDAIIAGLLTGLLIGLCLELLLSILKLMFIRPNQNHRPHRPRRSI; encoded by the coding sequence ATGAAAAGGTTATTCGAATATTTTCGCCTGGCGCTGTTTGTCGGTGGTGTGTTGATCGGCGTTCAAGTACCGAGCTTTGTCGACCAATATGGCCAACGCTTAGCGGCTCATACTTTAGAGTCTGACCGAGGTCTTAAAGATTTCCAGCGAGATGCTGATACTTACTTCGATGGTGATTTACAACGGTTAATTACGCACTATCAAGCCAACCCTGACCAGATCATTAATAACGGCGGACGCAACATCGCAACGCTGTACGCCCGTAATAAGCAGTTACAACAAGCCCTCACGGCTTTTTCAGCATCGCGCTTGTCGCCGTACGTGCAAACCTTTTTGAATCCAGTATCAGAGATTCGCAGTCAAGCCATCGCCAGCTATGATTTCACTATCGCGTTAAATCAAGATGCGATTATTGCAGGCCTGCTCACGGGCTTGTTGATCGGCTTATGCTTAGAATTATTACTGTCGATTTTGAAGCTCATGTTCATTCGTCCAAATCAGAATCATCGCCCCCATCGGCCGCGACGATCGATCTAA
- a CDS encoding YciI family protein — MPVLVMCQDAHNAAELRDRYQKAHNEYIDTVLALVCVTGAMCQSPQAIEDNTQEGTCFIFDTDDLAVARKLMKYDPFAQAGVYSEVAFVKFNPSAGYWITGVPGVQPQPS; from the coding sequence ATGCCCGTTCTCGTGATGTGTCAAGATGCACATAATGCCGCCGAACTCCGTGACCGCTACCAAAAAGCGCACAATGAATATATCGATACCGTGCTGGCCTTAGTGTGTGTCACCGGCGCAATGTGTCAAAGCCCTCAAGCGATCGAAGACAACACGCAAGAAGGCACATGTTTTATTTTCGATACCGACGATCTTGCCGTTGCTCGTAAGCTGATGAAGTACGACCCCTTCGCGCAAGCAGGGGTTTACAGCGAAGTAGCCTTTGTAAAATTCAACCCTTCCGCGGGATATTGGATTACCGGCGTGCCCGGCGTGCAACCACAACCGAGTTAA
- a CDS encoding CoA transferase, with the protein MGPLCLPNLGGTGCPRVLSTHRRPYRTKDGLYMAMLPYWDAHWQSFCELSGHPELLTDKRFSNMRVRLKNIDEAYRITGLLTAEKTRDEWLSLLQDSNVPHMPVSTLDELIDDPQLVGSDFWQNFEHPTEGSIRMTGSPFGFSKTPASLRYAPPHLGEHTGEVLRQAGLSDVDIDAMITAGVATTSGSSSR; encoded by the coding sequence ATTGGGCCCCTATGCCTGCCAAACCTTGGCGGCACTGGCTGCCCACGTGTTTTATCGACTCATCGGCGCCCTTATCGCACTAAAGACGGATTATATATGGCGATGCTCCCGTATTGGGATGCCCATTGGCAGAGCTTCTGTGAACTTTCAGGGCATCCGGAGCTGCTTACTGATAAACGTTTCTCGAATATGCGCGTGCGACTAAAAAATATCGATGAAGCGTATCGCATAACCGGGCTGTTAACCGCTGAAAAGACCCGTGATGAGTGGCTTAGCTTATTGCAAGACTCCAATGTGCCGCATATGCCAGTGAGTACTTTGGACGAGTTAATTGATGACCCACAATTAGTTGGCTCCGACTTTTGGCAGAATTTTGAGCATCCCACCGAAGGCTCGATTCGCATGACCGGATCACCGTTCGGATTTAGTAAAACGCCGGCTAGTTTGCGTTACGCACCGCCGCACTTGGGCGAACATACTGGCGAAGTTTTACGCCAAGCGGGGCTGTCAGATGTGGATATCGATGCCATGATTACGGCCGGTGTGGCCACCACTAGCGGGTCGTCGAGTCGCTAG
- a CDS encoding Kelch repeat-containing protein, which translates to MSRKSFTWQVGRILLLAPLLLGLFACQPDEPWQWESVTVIGQPTARHEASMVAHNGKIYLLGGRRINPVDVFDPQTNEWVAKASTPIELHHFQAVSLGDAIYIVGAMTGQYPNETPLDKVIAYYPASNTFKYLHEIPVERRRGGAGVAVHNGKLYVVGGITNGHVDGYKPWLDEYDPVSGEWRVLPDAQFARDHVQAAINNDKLYVFAGRTSRQRTDEVMSLLVEHGEVFDLNAEQWLPVTNQLALPHLRAGNMLMFWNNEIIIGGGESHLQESAHREVDAFDTKTQQWRRWPDLLEGRHGTGFVVLNDYVYTASGSANRGGGPELTSMERLKLPLALDSGASNKGELPVTIDETPVYQLWHTVELDFVGPDTSESDVDNPFLNKRLDVEFTHALSQKTIRGFYAADGNAAETSADSGAIWRVRFTPHIKGKWTYRASLRSGENIAIQELSDSMTVLPLESSVGEFLVVGSDKDQSDFRAHGHLAVDRSYFRFRDTGEYWIKAGANSPENLLGYFEFDGTYRVGRADRDGDAVAGEGLHQFKPHAADWQLGDPSWQEGKGKNLIGAMNYLAAKGMNASYFLTMNINGDGNDVWPYVKHDELSRFDVSKLAQWEILFEHMQSKGILLHIVTQETENERLLDDGDVGPQRQLYLNEMIARFAHHPGLIWNLGEENGPAEWSPVAQSDDQRLAMSTYIKAHDPYQHPVLLHTHSTPDDKDRILPPQLGHADLDGLSFQVHLREQVYDELVRWRQRSREAGHEWLITMDEIGEWHTAALPDSLDPNHDTLRRYALWGSLMAGGAGVEWYFGAKYPANDLTSEDWRLRDRLWTITDHARGFFQRHVPFWAMQATPNLTSVEGAYMFAKQGDVYLLYSPVANDLKLDLTSVTGEFAVHWFDPLNGDDLQVSDVKTVQGGRLRYLGQPPSDASRDWVVLLRRLVSTHEE; encoded by the coding sequence ATGTCTCGGAAGTCTTTTACGTGGCAGGTTGGGCGAATATTATTGTTAGCGCCATTGTTGCTTGGTTTATTCGCTTGTCAGCCTGACGAGCCTTGGCAATGGGAAAGCGTTACGGTGATTGGGCAGCCTACTGCGCGTCATGAGGCGTCGATGGTGGCGCATAATGGCAAGATCTACCTGCTCGGTGGTCGACGTATTAATCCGGTGGATGTGTTTGACCCCCAAACAAATGAGTGGGTAGCTAAGGCCTCAACACCGATTGAGCTGCATCACTTTCAGGCGGTCAGTTTAGGTGATGCAATCTACATTGTGGGAGCCATGACCGGGCAGTACCCCAATGAAACTCCGCTCGATAAAGTGATTGCGTATTATCCTGCGAGCAACACATTTAAGTATCTGCACGAGATTCCAGTTGAACGTCGTCGTGGTGGCGCTGGAGTCGCTGTGCATAACGGCAAGCTATACGTAGTCGGTGGGATTACCAATGGTCATGTTGATGGTTATAAACCATGGTTAGACGAATACGACCCAGTAAGCGGAGAGTGGCGAGTGCTGCCTGATGCGCAGTTTGCGCGAGACCATGTGCAGGCGGCGATAAACAATGACAAGCTTTATGTGTTTGCCGGCCGCACCAGTCGACAACGCACCGACGAAGTTATGTCGTTATTGGTTGAGCACGGTGAAGTGTTTGATTTGAATGCTGAGCAGTGGTTACCGGTGACCAACCAGTTGGCATTGCCGCACCTTCGTGCGGGCAATATGTTGATGTTTTGGAATAATGAAATAATCATTGGTGGTGGCGAGAGCCATCTTCAAGAATCAGCGCACCGAGAAGTTGACGCATTTGACACGAAAACTCAACAATGGCGTCGCTGGCCCGACCTGCTAGAAGGTCGGCACGGCACTGGCTTTGTTGTACTAAATGATTATGTGTACACCGCATCTGGTTCTGCCAACCGTGGTGGTGGTCCTGAGCTAACCAGCATGGAGCGACTAAAGTTACCGCTAGCGTTAGATTCCGGTGCAAGCAACAAGGGGGAGCTGCCCGTTACTATTGATGAGACGCCGGTCTATCAGTTGTGGCATACCGTTGAGTTGGATTTTGTTGGACCGGACACTTCTGAGTCGGACGTCGATAATCCGTTTTTAAATAAGCGACTCGACGTTGAGTTTACCCATGCATTATCACAAAAAACGATTCGTGGCTTCTATGCTGCAGATGGTAATGCCGCCGAAACAAGTGCTGATTCCGGCGCTATTTGGCGAGTGCGCTTCACGCCACATATCAAAGGCAAATGGACGTATCGTGCAAGCTTACGCTCTGGTGAGAATATTGCCATTCAAGAACTCAGTGACAGTATGACTGTGTTGCCGCTTGAGTCGAGTGTTGGTGAGTTTTTAGTGGTCGGTAGCGATAAAGATCAGAGTGATTTCCGTGCCCACGGACATCTTGCGGTTGACCGCAGCTATTTTCGCTTTCGCGATACTGGGGAATACTGGATCAAAGCCGGTGCCAATAGCCCTGAGAATCTATTGGGCTATTTTGAGTTTGATGGCACCTATCGAGTTGGACGCGCCGACCGTGATGGCGACGCGGTGGCTGGTGAGGGTCTGCATCAGTTCAAGCCGCATGCGGCTGATTGGCAACTGGGTGATCCGAGTTGGCAAGAAGGCAAAGGCAAGAACCTAATCGGCGCAATGAACTACCTAGCGGCAAAAGGAATGAACGCCAGTTATTTCCTTACCATGAACATTAACGGCGATGGTAACGACGTTTGGCCTTATGTTAAGCATGATGAATTGAGTCGTTTTGATGTGAGCAAGTTGGCGCAATGGGAAATTCTGTTTGAGCATATGCAGTCCAAGGGTATTTTGTTGCATATTGTTACGCAGGAAACCGAGAATGAACGATTACTTGATGATGGTGATGTCGGGCCGCAACGGCAGTTGTATTTGAATGAAATGATTGCACGTTTTGCGCACCATCCGGGTTTGATTTGGAACTTAGGTGAGGAAAACGGCCCAGCTGAATGGTCGCCCGTTGCGCAAAGTGATGACCAGCGCCTGGCCATGTCGACCTATATTAAGGCGCATGACCCATATCAACATCCAGTGCTGCTACATACTCACTCTACGCCGGATGATAAAGACCGGATTCTGCCTCCACAACTGGGGCACGCGGACCTCGATGGTTTGTCGTTTCAAGTGCATCTGCGCGAGCAAGTGTACGATGAGTTAGTTCGTTGGCGACAGCGTTCGCGCGAGGCAGGGCATGAATGGCTAATTACCATGGACGAAATTGGCGAGTGGCATACTGCCGCGTTGCCTGACAGCTTGGACCCAAACCACGATACGTTACGCCGTTATGCGCTTTGGGGCAGTTTGATGGCTGGTGGAGCTGGAGTTGAATGGTACTTCGGTGCTAAGTACCCAGCGAATGATTTAACTTCAGAAGACTGGCGATTGCGAGACCGTCTATGGACCATAACCGATCATGCGCGTGGGTTCTTTCAACGTCATGTACCATTTTGGGCGATGCAAGCCACACCGAACCTCACGTCAGTTGAAGGGGCTTATATGTTTGCCAAGCAGGGCGATGTTTACCTGCTATATAGCCCTGTTGCAAATGACCTAAAGTTAGATCTGACCAGTGTGACTGGCGAGTTCGCGGTGCATTGGTTCGATCCGTTAAATGGTGACGATTTGCAAGTGAGTGATGTAAAAACCGTGCAAGGTGGAAGATTACGTTATCTAGGGCAGCCTCCGAGTGATGCGTCGCGTGATTGGGTAGTGTTGCTGAGAAGGTTGGTATCGACGCACGAGGAATAA
- a CDS encoding tryptophan halogenase family protein produces MDNRIRKIVIVGGGTAGWMTAAALSKVLINNYCEIELVESEAIGTVGVGEATIPQISRFNTLLGIDENEFVRETQGTFKLGIEFRDWGQLGDSYIHPFGVFGVPIESVPFHHYWLKMRQAEKFSRLQDFSLACVAAPKGKFTRPMNIPKSPLSQIAYAFQFDAGLYAKYLRRYSEARGVKRTEGKVSQVHQRSDDGFIASVEMESGERIEGDLFIDCSGFRGLLIEQTLKTGYEEWTHWLPCDRAAAVPCMSAGPPEPYTRSTARDAGWQWRIPLQHRTGNGHVYSSQFTDDDTAIETLLSSLDGEPLADVNKLRFVTGRRKQFWNKNVVAIGLSSGFIEPLESTSIHLIQSGISKLIGLFPSRDFQQPDIDKYNQQSISEIESIRDFIILHYKATQRDDTEFWNYCRTMSLPSSLDERLALYKSNGRLYREGDELFSETSWLAVLVGQGILPASYHPLVDAYDSDGMERYLSGVLDVIDRSVDSMPTHAEFIQKHCAAGPR; encoded by the coding sequence TTGGATAATCGAATACGCAAAATCGTGATTGTTGGTGGGGGTACCGCCGGGTGGATGACCGCCGCAGCGCTGTCAAAAGTACTCATCAATAATTATTGTGAAATTGAGCTAGTAGAGTCAGAGGCTATCGGAACCGTGGGCGTTGGCGAAGCGACAATTCCGCAAATTTCACGTTTCAATACTCTGCTAGGAATTGATGAAAACGAATTTGTACGCGAGACGCAGGGCACCTTTAAATTGGGTATTGAGTTTCGCGATTGGGGGCAGCTAGGCGATTCATACATACATCCCTTTGGTGTATTTGGAGTGCCGATAGAGTCTGTTCCGTTTCATCATTATTGGTTAAAAATGCGGCAAGCCGAAAAATTCTCACGTTTGCAGGATTTTTCTTTAGCATGTGTCGCCGCACCAAAAGGTAAGTTCACACGGCCGATGAATATACCGAAATCTCCGCTTTCGCAGATAGCCTACGCTTTTCAATTCGATGCTGGTTTATACGCAAAATATCTACGGCGTTACTCTGAGGCGCGAGGCGTTAAGCGCACCGAAGGTAAAGTAAGCCAAGTTCATCAGCGTAGTGATGACGGCTTCATTGCGTCGGTAGAAATGGAATCGGGCGAGCGTATTGAGGGTGATCTGTTTATTGATTGCTCTGGCTTTCGTGGCCTGTTGATTGAGCAGACCTTAAAAACTGGTTATGAAGAATGGACCCATTGGTTGCCATGTGATCGAGCCGCAGCGGTGCCGTGTATGAGTGCTGGGCCGCCAGAACCTTATACTCGGTCGACTGCGCGTGATGCTGGCTGGCAATGGCGCATCCCACTACAACATCGCACCGGTAACGGTCACGTCTATAGTAGTCAATTCACCGACGACGATACGGCTATTGAGACACTGTTGTCTAGTTTGGACGGTGAGCCTCTTGCTGATGTCAACAAGCTGCGCTTTGTTACTGGTCGTCGCAAACAGTTCTGGAATAAGAATGTAGTGGCTATTGGACTTTCGAGTGGCTTTATCGAACCGCTAGAGTCGACCAGTATCCATCTAATTCAGTCGGGTATATCGAAGTTGATTGGATTGTTTCCAAGTCGAGATTTCCAGCAGCCAGATATTGATAAATACAATCAACAGTCGATCTCTGAAATTGAATCGATCCGAGACTTTATTATCCTGCACTACAAAGCGACGCAGCGCGATGACACCGAGTTTTGGAATTACTGTCGTACGATGAGTCTGCCAAGTAGCCTCGATGAGCGGTTGGCGTTGTATAAGAGCAATGGCCGGCTTTATCGTGAGGGCGACGAATTGTTCTCAGAAACCAGCTGGCTCGCAGTCCTGGTGGGGCAAGGAATTCTGCCGGCGAGCTATCATCCTTTGGTTGATGCTTATGACTCGGATGGCATGGAGCGCTATCTCAGTGGCGTGTTAGACGTGATTGATCGATCGGTCGACTCCATGCCAACCCATGCAGAATTTATTCAAAAACACTGTGCGGCCGGACCGCGCTAA
- a CDS encoding tryptophan 7-halogenase — protein sequence MADKQSGAILKIAIVGSDLHAWSTAARLAVALRNQGVTITVVAASEINPPPVVAFGTSAHAYHQALGVREVDLIKHLNGAYRYGTRYLAWGSADDDVIHTFSPCGEMLERVHFHHFLSRLRLQGETIDPEHYSLAASASRQNKFTHPQANTPYQLIDYAMQFDGHRYAQFIRSFALDNGVKHVVAGVHQVVRSKDSGDIQRLVLTDQSELEADFLFDASGSIAALISGALHVPWKSWSNCLPYDQQLELMRNTRAATPVVNKLINNAAGWLRTDAVPGVTFAQQVYCSKSTTADQALAAAEQACAGDEPLRVSGSRELQVGIRTHSWQNNCVAVGAAAASLTPLYFDEYHFTHTALDRWLSLYPLCGDSTLSAEEYNRMTRLEYASARDIHTLRLLTERPSSEPTSSPAHEVVWPNSLLHRVALFEQTGQVAFYESDLLEKHQWVSLFMACGIWPQRYDPLAAKISLDDSRRVVGAIADKIVQSAHKMPDHDALLRAIRNTQ from the coding sequence ATGGCGGATAAGCAGTCAGGCGCAATATTGAAGATTGCCATTGTTGGCAGTGATTTACATGCTTGGAGTACGGCGGCTCGGTTAGCGGTGGCTCTGCGCAATCAAGGCGTGACCATTACTGTGGTGGCCGCAAGTGAGATTAATCCGCCGCCAGTGGTCGCATTTGGAACCAGCGCGCATGCATATCACCAAGCGCTGGGAGTGCGCGAAGTCGATCTGATTAAGCATCTTAATGGCGCGTATCGCTACGGAACACGTTACCTAGCTTGGGGCAGTGCCGATGATGATGTGATTCATACCTTCTCGCCATGTGGTGAAATGTTGGAGCGGGTCCATTTTCATCACTTTTTAAGTCGCCTGCGATTGCAAGGCGAGACGATTGATCCTGAGCACTACTCATTGGCCGCTAGCGCCAGTCGACAAAATAAATTTACCCATCCTCAAGCCAATACACCGTATCAACTTATTGATTACGCCATGCAGTTTGACGGACATCGCTACGCACAGTTTATTCGTTCTTTCGCGTTGGATAACGGCGTGAAGCATGTCGTTGCGGGTGTGCACCAAGTTGTTAGGAGCAAAGACTCCGGTGATATCCAGCGCCTAGTGCTTACTGATCAGTCCGAACTAGAGGCTGACTTTTTGTTTGATGCGAGCGGCTCTATTGCGGCTCTCATTAGTGGTGCGCTACATGTGCCATGGAAGTCGTGGTCGAATTGTTTGCCTTATGATCAACAGCTTGAGCTGATGCGGAATACCCGCGCGGCGACACCGGTGGTTAATAAGCTAATCAACAATGCAGCAGGGTGGTTACGTACGGATGCGGTACCGGGTGTTACATTTGCGCAACAGGTCTACTGTTCTAAATCCACCACTGCAGATCAAGCGTTAGCAGCAGCTGAACAGGCGTGTGCTGGAGACGAACCATTGCGGGTGAGCGGTTCGCGTGAGTTGCAAGTCGGCATCCGTACGCATAGTTGGCAAAATAATTGTGTGGCAGTGGGGGCCGCGGCAGCAAGTCTGACGCCGTTATATTTTGATGAGTACCACTTTACCCATACCGCGCTCGATCGTTGGTTGTCTTTATATCCACTGTGTGGGGACTCGACACTCTCGGCCGAAGAATATAACCGTATGACACGCTTGGAGTATGCGAGCGCACGAGATATTCATACCTTGCGTTTACTGACTGAGCGACCGAGCAGCGAACCAACTTCGTCGCCCGCGCATGAGGTGGTGTGGCCGAACAGCTTATTGCATCGCGTGGCGCTGTTTGAACAAACGGGTCAGGTGGCGTTTTACGAATCTGATTTGCTGGAAAAGCATCAGTGGGTTTCATTGTTTATGGCATGTGGTATTTGGCCGCAACGCTATGACCCGTTGGCGGCCAAAATTTCGCTGGATGATTCGCGACGAGTCGTGGGTGCGATTGCTGACAAGATAGTGCAATCGGCACATAAAATGCCTGATCATGACGCTTTGTTACGAGCAATCCGTAATACCCAATAG